The DNA window CAAAGCAATTTATACCGCAATCCTCGCTGTATATGGGACGCGACATGATAGGCTCTTCGGATATAGGAGACGTCGGCCATTTGATACCGACGATTCAGCCCACAATGGGCGGTGTGACCGGTTCTGCTCATACCAACACCTTTTGCCTTTCTGACAAGACGGCATCCCTGATTATCCCTGCGAAAATTCTCGCCCAGCTCTGCGCAGAGCTGGTTTATGACGACTGCCGGCTAGCGGCGCGGGTTAAATCGGAATTTGTCCCAGTTTATACGAGAGAAGAATATATTGCTTATCTCGACGGATTGTTTTATACGAAAAAGCTTAATATACCGCAAGTTACAATAAAAGATATCTGATCGGAGTTTATATAAATGGAGACTCTCTCTGCCGCAGAAAAGCAGATCAAGCTTGATTCGCTTAAGGAAGCATGCGGAAAATGCAAACGCTGCCCGCTTGGTGAAACGCGTATTAATCTTGTATTCGGAAAAGGCTCGCCGGAATCAAAACTGATGTTCATCGGCGAAGCTCCGGGTGAAAAGGAGGATCTTTCGGGTATCCCGTTTGTCGGCGCCGCCGGAAAGCTTCTCGACAAATACCTTGCTTTTATAGGGCTTGAAGCTGATGATGTATACATAGCCAACATATTGAAATGCCGCCCTCCGCATAACCGCGATCCGCTGCCCGCGGAGGAGGACGAATGCATCGGGTATCTTCGCGAACAGGTTGCGATTATCCGCCCGAAGCTGATTGTCTGCCTCGGACGCATAGCTGCCATGCGGATAATAAAGCCCGATTTTAAAATAACCTCGGAGCACGGAAAGTGGTTTAAAAAAGGAGACTGCCTTATAACGGCGGTCTATCATCCGGCGGCGCTTCTCCGCGACCCGCGGAAAAAAGGGGAAATGCTCGACGACTTCAAGGATATTGAAAAAATATTGAAAGAAGAAAATCATTCTGACTCTATATAGTAAAAATTCCGAATTAGTTACGGTATAGATATGATTATATTATACCGACTTTAAACGGAGCAGTCATGAAAAAGAAAATCGTTCTGATCATAATTCGTTCGGTAATTTTCATTCTTGCGACATTGATGATTGTTGTATTAATTCTGACGCATATCCCGCGTAGCTGGAGCGGAGAGTGCGGTCTTTCTCCGGCAACGGATGCGGATCATTACAGCAAAGAAGCTGCGGAATTTATCGGGCTGATATTATGTAAATATGATATCAAATACCGCAGAGTGCTTTTCAATACGGTAAAAATTAATATGAAAATTGATCTTGCGGATATATCGCTGGATGAATCATATGAATATCGAGATCCGATAACTCCCATATCTAAAATATCAGATGAAATAAAATATATCGGATCGTACAAACCCGGATACGAAAACATAGCACATAACATTTCATGCGAAAAAACGTATGAAACGGAATCCGGCAGGCTTGTCATTGAGAATATTCGGGTCGAGTATGGACCTGATAACGAAAAACTGCAGTTGCAAATCAAAGGAAAGCTGTATTCCGACGATGTGATATACCATACATTCAATATTAAATATATAATGTCTACTGAATAATTGCCATTTTCGAACGCAAATCATTGATTTTGGAGTTAAGTATCCATTGATTGCCGCCTGGGCAGATATTATAAAGCTCCGGGGCTTAGCCCACTTTGCTACGCTCTCCGATTAAGAGCCCATTTGAAAAATGGCTCTTAAGAATCCCAGGAAACTTCCATGTAGGAATTTTATGTTGGTATACCTAATATTAGAGTTTCTTGCCAGGCTTCTTTTCAAAGAAGCTGCGCATCCTTTTTTATAATTTTCCGCGGCTTTCACATCGCGAAAGCCGCATTTTTTTCATTTTGACAGAAATTCATATATACAAGAAAGCGGATTTGTGTTATAATAAGTCTGTATAAATGTAAGAAAGGGCTTCTTTAGCTATAAAATGACAGAGGAAACCTCCGATATAGTTGTCGGGCGCAATGCTTTGCGCGAATTGCTGAAATCCGGAAGACAGATTGACAAGCTGCTAATTCAGTCCGGTACGCGTGAAGGCTCGGTTATCGAGCTGATTGCGAAAGCAAAAGATAGAAAGATACCTGTAACAGAGGTGTCAAAATCAAAGCTTGATGAGATCTGCGTACGGGCCGGCTGTGCGGCAAATTCACATCAGGGAGTCGCCGCATATACCGCCGTAATAGAATATGCTTCGCTTGACGACCTTTTTGCCGAGGCGGAAACGCGTGGAGAAAAGCCGTTTTTTATAATGGCCGACAGAATTTCAGATCCTCACAATCTCGGAGCATTAATACGTTGCTGTGAAGGAGCGGGGGCGCATGGAATTATCATACCTAAACGCGGGGCGACAGGCGTCGGAGCCGCTGTTATGAAATCTTCCGCCGGTGCCGCCGAATATTTAAAAATATGCCGCGTCACAAACCTTGCGGAAACCGCTGAAACGCTTAAAAAGCGTGGTGTATGGCTTTTTGCGTGCGAATCCGGAGGGAAAAAATATTGCGAAGCCGATTACGATCTTCCGCTCTGTCTGATCCTCGGAAGTGAGGGAGAGGGAGTGTCGCGCCTTTTACGTGACAAGAGCGATTTTGTTATTTCAATTCCCATGCGCGGCGCCGTTAATTCTCTGAATGTTTCCTGCGCCGGTGCTGTGTTCATGTATGAGGCGTTAAGAAACAGACAAATCTGTGCGGCTTCCTCGGACACATAATTAATCATTCATTTTTGAATAAAGCGACAGAACAGAATATAACGATAAACTTCCGAAAATGAAAAACGATCATTTAAGACGGACGTTCAAAACACAAGGAGGAAACGGATTCGTGCGAATGCAATGCATGTACGATACTTATGCGTTACGCAACGGTTCCGGCTGAAGAATGGCCACAGTATATAAAATAGTACGTAAAAAACTGAAATCTTCACCAACACCGGCATCTGCAAAGGCTGCCGAAGCCGATAAATTTGACACAAAGTCATTTACTCCGGCAACGAGTGCCGACACAATAAAAAAAGAACTCCTCGGAATCCTCGGAACGTCGAAGGCGCCGTCTTCTTCTCCGTCCGGCTCTTCCATTCCTTCTTCCGACGCGACAACGGTGTTTAAGCCGGTATCTGATGTAAAAGATAAATCGGCGGATAATACGAAAAAGCCCGAAGAAAAGCCTATAAGCCGCAGCAAGAATTCTCCGCTGGAGTCTTATGTCGGTTCAGATCCGAAGACGAATAAACTGAAAAGTTCGGTGGGCCAGAAAGTCAATGAGATTTACGGCGCATCCAAATCCGATGCGGCGGTAAATGAAAAAGCAAATGAAGAAGATGAAAGCTCCGACGAGGCTGACAGAATTCTTCGCAGCGTTTTCGGCGGTGAATACGAACCGAAAAAGAAAAAAGATAAAAATAATAAAACTTCCGATATTCTGTCCGCTGTAAAACGAGCAGAAGAAAGCAAGCCCGGTCCGGAGCAAATGCCGCGTCCCGCAGATGCGGCGGCAAAAGCTGTGCCGGATATATCGGAGATAAAAGCCGCTAAGCCCGACACGGACAGCGCGGATAAGACAGACAATAATATTGAAAAAGCGAAGATTATATCCGAACCGGCTTCCGAGGAAAAAGTAAACGAGACAATCGAAGACGACTCGGATTATGACGATGCTGATGAGGATACAAGAGAAAAAGAACCGATAGATGAATTCACTGCTCCGGAGCAGTATGACGAGCTTTCGGAAACATTGAAATCACGCGGAAGCAAGATGCTTCTCGCTTCTCTCTGGACTCTGCTGACGACTTTGGGATTGATATATCTTGAATCCGCCTGCTTTACCGACATATATCACCCGATATTCCTGATGCCGGGGAAATTCGGAATTGTATTTTTACTTATCGATCTCCAGTTATTATTTATCAGCGCTTTGTTTATACTCGGCAACCTCGCTGACGGCGTAAAAGCCCTTTTTAAAGGGAAAGCAAATTTTAACAGCGTCACTTTTGCGATTATGCTTACGTGCGTCATAAATGTCATTTCAAACATGATATTTAAAGCTTCATCAAATGACCTTATGCTCTATTCGACTATAGGTTCGCTTGCCGCGTTCTGCAATGCGTTATGCAGCACATTTGAAGCGAAGCGTGTATATGGGGCATTTCGTATAGTGTCAGCAAAAAAGCAAAAATATATCGCAAAGCGCCTTCCGCCTGACTGCGCCACCGGAAAGACTTTTTCTGAATATCTGCCCGAAAATCCAGATATATTTTCAATAGAAAAAACAGATTTCGTAGACGGATTCTTTAAAAATCTCAAGGCTTATCCCCAGTCGGATTCAGCATTCAAGATCAGCGTTCCTTTCTCCCTGATTGCCGGACTGATATTTGCCGTCGTCACATTTATTACAAGGAAGTCGGTTCCGATCGCGATAGATAATTTTACTTTGATGGTTCTGATGGCGCTGCCGCTCGGAGCTGTGTTTGTATCGGTATTCCCGATTTGTGCTCTTTCCAAACGCGCCGTTAAAACAGAAACCGCTTTAATCGGGCTTGATTCAGTCGAAAAATACTGCAATACCGCCGCGGTAGCGTTCAATGACAGCGAAGTATTCCCGTCAAAGGGGATAAAAGTTACTATAGTAAGGGCATACGGCAGTCATCGCATCGATAAGACGATTTTGTACGCCGCGAAAATATTTAAAAAGATCGGCGGTCCGCTTGCTACTGTATTTGAGAATTCCGTGTCGAGCATCGGCGGCGAAATTACCACCGATATAGAAATACTTGAAATATCGCCCGACGGCATATGCGCGAAGATAGACGGCCAGGAGGTCTTTATCGGAAACAAGGAATATATGCTTTCGTATGATTTCGGATATATAAAGGATCAGATAGATCAGGTATTCGAAAACTCGGTCGGACGCATAATGTATATGGCGATAGAGGACGAAATCGCGGCGAAATTCTATATTCGTTATGCGATAAGCACCGGGTTTGAAAAGCTTTTGCGTCAGCTTGGATCAGTCGGAATTTGCGCCTCTATACGCAGCTGCGATCCGAATATAGATAACGAGCTTTTAAAGCATCTCTTGAAAAAGGGAGATTATCCGGTCGGCATATTAAAAACCCCGGAAGCCGCAAAAACCCATCCTGTTTCACCCAGAGAGGACAGCGGCATTGTTTGCACCTCTACAACAGCAAATATGCTTCGCGGCTTCATCCTCGCGGATAAGATCAAGCAGAGGATAAGCGCGAATACTCTCGTGAAATTCATTTCATTATTACTCGGCGTATTCATGGTTGTATTCCTATACATAACGGGATTTTCGGACAAGCTAGACACATTCAGGATGCTTTTGTATCACGGGCTGTGGCTGCTTCCAATAATAATTCCGTCGCTTGTGGAATGATGTCCGCCGTTAAATAGCAGATAATTGAGGCGAAGCAGCCGTATGTTGCTTCGCCGACACATTTATATTTATATATTTCGGCAGCTGCCGAAACGCGATAAGAATATAGGGTATTAAATTATTAACAGGTCTAATAACTAAAAATTACAACAAAATTAAAAGCAGATATTGTTGTTGTTGCACAATCGATTTGAATACGATGATTCGAAAATTCGAGTTTTTTAGAGGCTGCCTAACTATACTTATACAACGGAGATGCAATATGGATATGCGAAAGAACGCGAATCTTATCGATGAATACGACAAGACCTGTCGTATGTGCGAGTATTCATCGCCTCTTTCCGACGGTATGCAGCTCTGCGATTATCACGGAGTCGTTTCTCCGTATTATAAATGCGCGAGGTTTTACTTTGATCTGACGAAGATCGAAATTTCACCAAAAAGGCTTGCGCAAAGCGAATCCGAATAGGTTAAGCGCGAAACAATGAAAGGTACGGAATATAAACAGATGGAAAAGAACAAAAAATTGATGCTCGGCAACGAAGCGATAGCACGCGGACTTTATGAAGCGGGATGCCGTCTCGTATCAAGCTATCCCGGGACGCCAAGCACCGAAATCAGCGAATGCGCCGCGAAATATGACGAAATTTACGCCGAATGGGCGCCAAATGAAAAAGTCGCGCTCGAAACAGCTCTCGGTGCGGCCATCGCGGGAGGACGCAGCTTCTGCGCAATGAAGCATGTCGGCTTGAATGTGGCGGCCGATCCGCTTTTCATTACCGGCTATACCGGCATAAACGCGGGGATGGTTATAACAGTTGCCGATGATCCGGGAATGCACTCTTCTCAGAACGAACAGGATTCCCGGCATTATGCCATGGCCGCGAAGCTTCCGATGCTTGAGCCGTGTGACAGCGGAGAAGCGCTTGCGTTTACGAAGCTTGCATATGACCTTTCCGAACAGTATGATACGCCGTTTATAATAAGAATGACGACCCGCGTCGCTCATTCACAAAGCCTCGTGCCGCTTTCCGACAGACAGGAAAGGGAAATAAAACCATATGAAAAAAACCCTCAGAAATATGTAATGATGCCCGCGTATGCGCGTCCTAAGCATAAGGTATGCGAGGACAGGCTCGATTCTCTCCGCGTGCTTGCGGAGAGAACGGATGCGGGAATAAACAGAATTGAATATAATTCACCAAAAACAGGAATAATCGCTTCAGGCGTTAATTATGATTACGCAAAAGAAGCCTTCGGTTTGGACGCTTCTTATTTAAAACTCGGAATGGTATTTCCGCTGCCCGAGAAGCTTATATTCGAATTCGCCTCAAAGGTGGACAGACTGATCATCGTCGAGGATCTTGATCCGATAATAGAAACTCATGTGAAGGCTCTCGGCATCAAATGCGACGGAAAAAACTTATTGCCAATTACAGGCGAATTCTCACACACAATGCTCCTGGAGCTGTTAAGAGGCAAAAAGACCGAAAAGCTTTCGATGGACGAAGCTCTGCCGGGACGTCCGCCGGTCATGTGCCCGGGATGCCCGCACAGAGGACTATTCTATACACTTAAAAAAATGAAGCTGACCGTAATGGGCGATATCGGCTGTTATACGCTTGGGGCGGCGCCGCCGCTCAGCGCCATGGATACTACATTATGCATGGGCGCGTCGATTTCATCAATCCACGGATTTACCAAAATCCGCCCAGATGACGCGAAAAAAACCGTGGCTGTCATCGGAGACAGCACGTTTATGCATTCAGGTATAACCGGACTTGTAAATATAACGTACAACAAAGGCATATCGACCGTACTGATTCTCGACAACAGCATAACAGGCATGACAGGACATCAGCAGAATCCGTGCACGGGCTTTACGCTTAAAAACGAGCCTGTTCGCGGGATTCTCCCGGAAAAGATAGCCGAAGCCGCCGGAGTCGATCCGGAACACATAAAAATCGCCGATCCCGGCGATCCTGCAGCTCTTGAAAAAATAATCGCCGCGGAGCTTTCCTGCGATTGCCCATCGGTTGTTATCGTCCGCCGTCCGTGCGCGCTTCTTAAATGCGTCAAAAAAGACAGCTTTTGCCTGATAGACACTGATAAATGCAAAAAGTGCCGCGCATGTATGAATATCGGCTGCCCCTGCATAAGCATCGGAGCCGACGGACGCCCGGTAATCGACAACTCGCTATGCACGGGCTGCGGTTTATGTGAAAAAATGTGCCGCTTCGGAGCAATAAAAACAATCAAAAGATAAATAAGGTTAGGAATATAAAATGACTAAAAACATAATGATAGTGGGCGTCGGAGGTCAGGGCAGCCTTCTTGCCAGCCGCATAGTAGGCAATGCCGCGATTGAGGCGGGATACGACGTAAAGGTCAGCGAGGTGCATGGTATGTCACAGCGCGGAGGCTCTGTCGTTACATATGTCAGATACGGCGACAAGGTCGAAAGCCCGGTCATCGGCGAAGGAGAGGCGGATATAATCCTCTCGTTTGAGCTTTTGGAGTCCGCACGATTTCTTCCTTTTTTGAGAAAGGGAGGAAAAATAATAACGAACACACAGAAGATAAATCCGATGCCCGTCGTCACGGGACAGGCCTCCTATCCGGAGGAATTGGCGGAAAAAATCAGACAAAAGGGCGTAAATATAATTGAGACAGACGCGCTTGCCCTCGCGGCAAAGGCAGGGAGTGAGAAGGCTGTCAACGTCGTGCTTATCGGATGCATGGCTCGCGACTGCGATTTCACAAAAGAACAGCTTCTGGCCGCGACACGGGCTTGTGTGCCCGCGAAGCTTGCGGAGATAAACCTCGCCGCGTTCGAACTCGGTTATAACGCATAAATTATAATTTAAGGTAATATTAATATGCAATACTACAACAAAATGCTTGAAACGGCGCCGCGTCATGAAATGAAAGCGCTGCAAAGCTATAACCTGTCAAGAACCGTAAGACGCATATACGAAAACGTACCGCTTTACCGCAGAAGAATGGACGAAGCGGGAGTAAAACCGGAGCATATAAAATCTATTGATGATCTTCACCTTCTGCCGTTCACGGTCAAGCAGGACTTAAGAGACACTTATCCTTATGGTCTGTTTGCCGTTCCGATGGATCAGGTCGTCCGTCTCCACGCTTCATCCGGCACGACAGGAAAGCAGATTGTCGTCGGATATACTGAAAATGATATAAAAATGTGGGCTCAATGCGTTGCTCGTTCTCTTTGTGCGATAGGCGCGACGAAAAAGGATTTCATTCAGATTTCATATGGTTACGGTTTGTTTACCGGAGGACTTGGGCTTCATTACGGGGCGGAGCTTTTGGGCGCTGCCGTAATACCGACTTCCACCGGTAACACCGCGCGCCAGATCCAGATCCTGCGCGATTTCGGATCGACGATAATATGTTCGACGCCTTCATATGCGTTATATATCATCGATTGTCTTAAGGAGAGCGGCATTCCGCTGTCCGAATTGAAGTTAAGAGCCGGATTTTTCGGAGCGGAGCCGTGGACCGACAACATGAGAAAGCAGATTGAGGCCGGACTTAATATCAAGGCATACGATATATACGGTCTAAGCGAAATCACCGGCCCCGGTGTTTCCTTCGATTGCGAATGTCAAAACGGACTTCATGTAAACGAAGATCATTTCGTGCCGGAAATAATCAATCCGGACACGCTTGAGGTGCTTCCGGACGGAGAAAAAGGAGAGCTTGTATTTACCTGTATAACAAAAGAGGCTTTCCCGCTGATCCGATATCGGACCCGTGATATAGCTTCGATAACTCATGAGCCTTGCTCATGCGGAAGAACGCTTGTGAGGATGTCAAAGCCGCAGGGACGCAGCGACGATATGTTAATTATCCGCGGAGTAAATGTATTCCCGTCTCAGATTGAAAGTGTGCTTTTAGGCATAGGAGAGACATCTCCGCATTATATGCTGATTGTTGATAGAGTCAATAATACGGATACGCTTGAAATTCAAGTCGAGCTGTCACGTGAAATGTTCAGCTCGGATTCCGTTAAGCATCTTCAGGAGCTTGAGGCGTCAATACGTTCGAAAATCGATTCAACTCTCGGTATTTCCGCGAAGGTGACGTTTGTAGAGCCGAAGACCCTGGCGAGAACCGAAGGAAAAGCGAAACGCGTAATAGACAAGCGCGTATTGATATAAGTATTAATAAAGGAGAAACGCCATGATAATCAAACAGATTTCTGTATTTGTGGAAAACAGGCCGGGACGGCTTGCGGAAATAACCGCCATGATCGCCGGCTGCGGCGTAAATATCCGCGCGCTCTCCATTGCGGATACATCGCATTTCGGAATAATGCGCTGTATAGTCGATAAGCCTGAAGTGACGGAGGCGGTGTTGAGAAACGCCGGACTTACGGTCGCGATAACGGATGTCATAGGACTACGAATACCGGATTGTCCAGGCGGACTTGCCGAAGCGCTTAAATTTCTGGCAGATAAAGGATTTACGGTTGAATACGCATATGCCTTTATTGAAAAGACGGAAAATGACGCTTATGTCGTTCTTCGTATAGATGACGCGGAGCGCGCCGTCAAGGTCCTGAAAGCCAACGGTTATAAAGGCGCGGAGCCCAGTAAACAATAAAAAACAATATCAGTTTCTGCCGCTTTTAACGAGGCGGCAGAAAACACAGCATACAGCGATAACTGATTTATCGCGGCGATTATTATTACCATTTAAATAATAACAAACAGGCCCGAAAGGCGGGGAAAGACAGAATGAAAGAAAAATTTTATATCACCACAGCGATTATTTACGCGTCTGGAAAACCGCATATAGGAAACACATATGAGGTAGTGTTTACCGACACCATCGCTCGTTTTATGCGGCTCATGGGTAAAGACGTGTTTTTCCTCACCGGAACGGATGAGCACGGTATAAAAATACAGGAAAAGGCTGCGAAAGCCGGAATGGCCCCGAAGCAATATGTCGACAAGGTGGTCGGCGAAGTCAGACACATATGGGATCTGATGAATACAAGCTACGATAAATTCATCAGGACGACCGACCCGGAGCATGAACGTATTGTCTCGGAGATGTTCGATAGGTTTTATGAAAACGGCGATATATACAAAAGCGAATATTCAGGAAAATACTGTACCCCCTGTGAAACCTTTTTCACTGATAATCAGCTCAAGGACGGAAAATGCCCTGACTGCGGTGGAGAAGTAACGGAGGCACATGAAGAGGCATATTTCTTTAAAATGAGCAAATATGCGGACAGACTTATGAAATATATCGAGGATAATCCCGATTTCATAACACCGGAGTCACGCAAAAAGGAAATGATCAACAATTTTCTGAAGCCCGGACTCAGTGATCTGTGCGTTTCAAGAACGAGCTTTTCTTGGGGCATTCCGGTCAGCTTTGATAAAAAGCACGTCATTTATGTGTGGGTGGACGCGCTTTCAAATTATATTACAGCGCTCGGATACGATACAG is part of the Oscillospiraceae bacterium genome and encodes:
- a CDS encoding phenylacetate--CoA ligase, yielding MQYYNKMLETAPRHEMKALQSYNLSRTVRRIYENVPLYRRRMDEAGVKPEHIKSIDDLHLLPFTVKQDLRDTYPYGLFAVPMDQVVRLHASSGTTGKQIVVGYTENDIKMWAQCVARSLCAIGATKKDFIQISYGYGLFTGGLGLHYGAELLGAAVIPTSTGNTARQIQILRDFGSTIICSTPSYALYIIDCLKESGIPLSELKLRAGFFGAEPWTDNMRKQIEAGLNIKAYDIYGLSEITGPGVSFDCECQNGLHVNEDHFVPEIINPDTLEVLPDGEKGELVFTCITKEAFPLIRYRTRDIASITHEPCSCGRTLVRMSKPQGRSDDMLIIRGVNVFPSQIESVLLGIGETSPHYMLIVDRVNNTDTLEIQVELSREMFSSDSVKHLQELEASIRSKIDSTLGISAKVTFVEPKTLARTEGKAKRVIDKRVLI
- the iorA gene encoding indolepyruvate ferredoxin oxidoreductase subunit alpha is translated as MEKNKKLMLGNEAIARGLYEAGCRLVSSYPGTPSTEISECAAKYDEIYAEWAPNEKVALETALGAAIAGGRSFCAMKHVGLNVAADPLFITGYTGINAGMVITVADDPGMHSSQNEQDSRHYAMAAKLPMLEPCDSGEALAFTKLAYDLSEQYDTPFIIRMTTRVAHSQSLVPLSDRQEREIKPYEKNPQKYVMMPAYARPKHKVCEDRLDSLRVLAERTDAGINRIEYNSPKTGIIASGVNYDYAKEAFGLDASYLKLGMVFPLPEKLIFEFASKVDRLIIVEDLDPIIETHVKALGIKCDGKNLLPITGEFSHTMLLELLRGKKTEKLSMDEALPGRPPVMCPGCPHRGLFYTLKKMKLTVMGDIGCYTLGAAPPLSAMDTTLCMGASISSIHGFTKIRPDDAKKTVAVIGDSTFMHSGITGLVNITYNKGISTVLILDNSITGMTGHQQNPCTGFTLKNEPVRGILPEKIAEAAGVDPEHIKIADPGDPAALEKIIAAELSCDCPSVVIVRRPCALLKCVKKDSFCLIDTDKCKKCRACMNIGCPCISIGADGRPVIDNSLCTGCGLCEKMCRFGAIKTIKR
- a CDS encoding uracil-DNA glycosylase; this translates as METLSAAEKQIKLDSLKEACGKCKRCPLGETRINLVFGKGSPESKLMFIGEAPGEKEDLSGIPFVGAAGKLLDKYLAFIGLEADDVYIANILKCRPPHNRDPLPAEEDECIGYLREQVAIIRPKLIVCLGRIAAMRIIKPDFKITSEHGKWFKKGDCLITAVYHPAALLRDPRKKGEMLDDFKDIEKILKEENHSDSI
- a CDS encoding indolepyruvate oxidoreductase subunit beta, whose protein sequence is MTKNIMIVGVGGQGSLLASRIVGNAAIEAGYDVKVSEVHGMSQRGGSVVTYVRYGDKVESPVIGEGEADIILSFELLESARFLPFLRKGGKIITNTQKINPMPVVTGQASYPEELAEKIRQKGVNIIETDALALAAKAGSEKAVNVVLIGCMARDCDFTKEQLLAATRACVPAKLAEINLAAFELGYNA
- a CDS encoding ACT domain-containing protein, which produces MIIKQISVFVENRPGRLAEITAMIAGCGVNIRALSIADTSHFGIMRCIVDKPEVTEAVLRNAGLTVAITDVIGLRIPDCPGGLAEALKFLADKGFTVEYAYAFIEKTENDAYVVLRIDDAERAVKVLKANGYKGAEPSKQ
- the rlmB gene encoding 23S rRNA (guanosine(2251)-2'-O)-methyltransferase RlmB — translated: MTEETSDIVVGRNALRELLKSGRQIDKLLIQSGTREGSVIELIAKAKDRKIPVTEVSKSKLDEICVRAGCAANSHQGVAAYTAVIEYASLDDLFAEAETRGEKPFFIMADRISDPHNLGALIRCCEGAGAHGIIIPKRGATGVGAAVMKSSAGAAEYLKICRVTNLAETAETLKKRGVWLFACESGGKKYCEADYDLPLCLILGSEGEGVSRLLRDKSDFVISIPMRGAVNSLNVSCAGAVFMYEALRNRQICAASSDT